In one Microbacterium invictum genomic region, the following are encoded:
- a CDS encoding FAD-dependent oxidoreductase yields the protein MGFDHAVVIGAGIGGLLSAAALSRRYDRVTVIERDRLPDMPLHRRGVPQDEQMHAILAIGQESFEDLVPGVAGEFLRAGAAWYDSPRGIASLSSQGWAARGPSEAWIYGIRRVVLEDALRRKVLEIPRVRIVEGQVVALHPAARGVGGIVLKGIGRPHLDADLVVDASGRNSHAPAWLDELGFPPPPEQEIVNPVGYSTALVRLPPGALRDDIQGYLIPPLPDSPTGAVVLPCDNGLHQIVALTQSDTAPPATREDLIAHLEGVRSPVVAELARRADFLGDPKPFRIRGSRRRRFEDMAPHPEGFVAVGDAVLALNPIYGQGMSVAAVEARAMRDILLDAADSTGLAARIQEAFRPTLDFVFGSVVRSDGAFPAAMLHGLERPDPPKSHVLGALATEDWKTAVALRYAGHYFTAEPVQAPEIRSRARAWASSGRTPRRSDPRDIPRAHDGAPLPR from the coding sequence ATGGGCTTCGATCACGCAGTCGTCATCGGCGCAGGCATCGGCGGTCTTCTCTCCGCTGCGGCGCTGTCACGACGGTACGACCGTGTCACGGTGATCGAGCGCGACCGCCTTCCCGACATGCCGCTGCACCGCCGGGGGGTTCCGCAGGACGAGCAGATGCATGCGATCCTCGCGATCGGGCAGGAATCCTTCGAAGACCTCGTTCCCGGCGTGGCGGGCGAGTTCCTCCGCGCCGGCGCCGCGTGGTACGACTCCCCCCGCGGAATCGCCAGTCTGAGCTCCCAGGGCTGGGCTGCCCGCGGGCCCAGCGAAGCGTGGATCTACGGCATCCGTCGGGTCGTGCTGGAAGACGCCCTCCGCCGCAAGGTGCTCGAGATCCCGCGGGTGCGCATCGTCGAGGGCCAGGTCGTCGCACTGCACCCGGCGGCCCGCGGCGTCGGCGGCATCGTGCTGAAGGGCATCGGGCGGCCGCACCTCGACGCGGATCTCGTCGTGGACGCCTCGGGCCGGAACTCGCACGCCCCCGCGTGGCTCGACGAACTCGGGTTCCCCCCTCCGCCCGAGCAGGAGATCGTCAACCCGGTCGGCTACTCCACCGCGCTCGTCCGGCTTCCCCCGGGCGCGCTCCGCGACGACATCCAGGGCTATCTCATCCCCCCGCTCCCCGACAGCCCGACCGGTGCCGTCGTGCTGCCGTGCGACAACGGCCTGCACCAGATCGTCGCGCTGACCCAGTCCGACACCGCTCCTCCGGCGACACGCGAGGACCTCATCGCCCACCTCGAGGGGGTGCGCTCGCCGGTGGTCGCCGAGCTGGCACGCCGCGCGGACTTCCTGGGCGATCCCAAGCCGTTCCGCATCCGCGGATCGCGCCGGCGACGATTCGAGGACATGGCCCCGCACCCCGAGGGCTTCGTCGCCGTCGGGGATGCCGTCCTCGCCCTGAACCCCATCTACGGCCAGGGGATGTCGGTGGCCGCGGTCGAGGCGCGCGCCATGCGCGACATCCTCCTCGACGCCGCCGACTCGACCGGCCTCGCCGCCCGCATCCAGGAGGCCTTCCGCCCCACCCTCGACTTCGTCTTCGGCTCCGTGGTCCGCAGCGACGGCGCCTTCCCGGCCGCGATGCTGCACGGACTCGAACGTCCCGATCCTCCGAAATCGCACGTGCTGGGGGCCTTGGCCACCGAGGACTGGAAGACGGCGGTCGCTCTGCGATACGCGGGTCACTACTTCACGGCGGAGCCCGTGCAGGCACCCGAGATCCGCAGCCGCGCCCGTGCCTGGGCGTCGAGCGGTCGCACGCCCCGTCGGTCCGACCCCCGCGACATCCCGCGCGCGCATGACGGAGCCCCCCTCCCGCGATAG
- a CDS encoding DUF429 domain-containing protein, translating to MQTVGVDLAASPAGTAMAMIDWRDDAAEVTGLEVGIDDPEIVASARGAASVGIDCALGWPVDFVDFLARHARGQAPSAADSGLEWRRRLAYRHTDRAVRARTGRWPLSVATDRLGLTAMRCAALIARFGEAGLTIDRSGAGVLVEVYPAAALRLWEIAVPGYKVDAGARGVAMAALGAAAPWLELSPSIRGVMMRSADAFDAVVAALNARAHAVGATTAVPPGLADVARVEGWIALPETPLTDLIDPPRAHGR from the coding sequence GTGCAGACCGTCGGAGTGGACCTCGCGGCCTCGCCGGCCGGCACCGCGATGGCCATGATCGACTGGCGGGACGACGCCGCCGAAGTCACCGGCCTCGAGGTCGGGATCGACGACCCCGAGATCGTCGCCAGCGCGCGCGGCGCGGCGTCGGTGGGCATCGATTGCGCCCTGGGCTGGCCCGTCGACTTCGTCGACTTCCTCGCCCGCCACGCGCGCGGTCAGGCGCCCTCGGCCGCCGACTCGGGTCTCGAGTGGCGCCGCCGCCTGGCCTATCGGCACACCGACCGCGCGGTGCGCGCGCGGACCGGTCGATGGCCGCTCAGCGTCGCCACAGACCGACTCGGGCTGACCGCGATGCGCTGCGCCGCGCTGATCGCACGCTTCGGCGAGGCCGGCCTGACGATCGACCGGTCGGGCGCGGGGGTGCTGGTCGAGGTCTACCCGGCCGCCGCGCTGCGCCTGTGGGAGATCGCCGTCCCGGGCTACAAGGTCGACGCCGGCGCCCGGGGTGTCGCGATGGCCGCGCTCGGCGCCGCGGCGCCGTGGCTCGAACTCTCACCGTCGATCCGAGGCGTGATGATGCGCTCCGCCGACGCGTTCGACGCCGTCGTCGCAGCGCTCAACGCCCGTGCGCACGCGGTCGGCGCGACGACCGCGGTGCCGCCCGGCCTCGCGGACGTCGCCCGTGTCGAAGGATGGATCGCCCTCCCGGAGACACCCCTGACCGACCTGATCGACCCGCCCCGCGCCCACGGTCGGTGA
- a CDS encoding acetolactate decarboxylase has product MTAPARVSAGAVTQYAVLDALLAGAYASGMPVDEALRHGDFGIGCCDRLGSEVVILEGRAFACTVDAPPHEMTGTDILPFADLCLEPPVPAVPTGPVDLPGLTALVENATVSRNLFHSVRVDGYFRAVRVRATRREHFPLRPLAEVASEQVESVLTDLEGTLVGFWAPAIYQGIAVAGLHLHFLAADRSAGGHVLDLTVDRGALAVGAFARFTLVLPTDPGFLASELTHDDDHRIVAVEGGAARPPDDQR; this is encoded by the coding sequence ATGACCGCTCCCGCCCGCGTGTCCGCCGGCGCCGTGACCCAGTACGCGGTGCTCGACGCGCTCCTGGCCGGCGCCTACGCCTCCGGGATGCCGGTGGACGAAGCCCTTCGGCACGGAGACTTCGGAATCGGATGCTGCGATCGGCTGGGCAGTGAGGTCGTCATCCTCGAGGGTCGCGCCTTCGCATGCACGGTCGACGCGCCCCCGCACGAGATGACCGGCACCGACATCCTCCCCTTCGCCGACCTGTGCCTCGAGCCGCCCGTCCCGGCGGTGCCCACGGGGCCCGTGGACCTTCCGGGGCTGACCGCGCTGGTGGAGAACGCGACGGTCAGCCGGAACCTCTTCCACTCGGTCCGTGTGGACGGCTACTTCCGCGCCGTGCGCGTGCGGGCGACACGGCGGGAGCATTTCCCACTCCGCCCCCTCGCTGAGGTCGCGAGCGAGCAGGTCGAGAGCGTGCTCACCGACCTCGAGGGAACGCTCGTGGGCTTCTGGGCGCCGGCGATCTACCAGGGCATCGCCGTCGCGGGGCTGCACCTGCACTTCCTCGCCGCCGACCGGAGCGCGGGCGGCCACGTGCTCGATCTGACGGTGGATCGAGGCGCCCTGGCGGTCGGCGCCTTCGCGCGGTTCACGCTCGTTCTGCCCACCGATCCCGGCTTCCTCGCCTCCGAGCTCACCCACGACGACGACCATCGGATCGTCGCGGTCGAGGGCGGGGCCGCGCGGCCGCCCGACGATCAGCGATAG
- a CDS encoding inositol monophosphatase family protein → MTLPPADSVFDTPHDGDLTEDLALAVRLADVADVVSMARFDAADLDVRTKPDSSHVTEADLATERAIREVLAAERPTDDVFGEEFGSSGGGSRRWVIDPIDGTANYLRGIPMWATLIALTVDGVPRVGVVSQPAIGRRWWAASGHGAWTNTPEGGVRRLAVSSVDALADASVSFQSIGQWRDAGALAALERLTASVWRDRGYGDAWPYMLLAEGRLEFVAEFGVKEYDIAALVPIVHEAGGRFSDVTGADALTTGSSLATNRVLHQTFLDLLHSPTPETDR, encoded by the coding sequence GTGACCCTGCCGCCTGCGGATAGCGTTTTCGACACCCCTCACGACGGAGACCTCACCGAGGATCTCGCGCTCGCCGTGCGCCTGGCCGACGTCGCCGACGTCGTTTCGATGGCCCGCTTCGACGCCGCCGACCTCGACGTGCGCACCAAACCCGATTCCAGCCACGTGACCGAGGCCGATCTCGCCACCGAGCGGGCCATCCGCGAGGTCCTCGCGGCCGAGCGGCCGACGGACGACGTCTTCGGTGAGGAGTTCGGCTCCTCCGGCGGGGGCTCCCGGCGCTGGGTCATCGATCCGATCGACGGCACGGCGAACTACCTCCGGGGCATCCCGATGTGGGCGACGCTGATCGCACTGACGGTCGACGGCGTGCCACGCGTGGGTGTGGTCAGTCAGCCCGCGATCGGTCGACGGTGGTGGGCCGCGAGCGGTCACGGCGCCTGGACGAACACGCCCGAAGGCGGCGTGCGGCGCCTCGCCGTGTCATCCGTCGATGCGCTCGCCGACGCCAGCGTCAGCTTCCAGAGCATCGGCCAGTGGCGGGATGCCGGGGCGCTGGCGGCGCTGGAGAGGCTGACCGCCTCGGTGTGGCGCGACCGCGGCTACGGCGATGCGTGGCCGTACATGCTCCTGGCCGAGGGGCGGCTGGAGTTCGTCGCCGAGTTCGGCGTGAAGGAGTACGACATCGCCGCCCTCGTCCCCATCGTCCACGAGGCAGGCGGACGCTTCAGCGATGTCACCGGCGCGGACGCGCTGACCACGGGGTCGTCGCTCGCGACGAACCGCGTGCTCCACCAGACCTTCCTCGACCTGCTCCACTCCCCCACCCCGGAGACCGATCGATGA
- a CDS encoding SDR family oxidoreductase has protein sequence MTDSDLHGKRAIVTGGASGIGLACVKEFRRRGAHVIVADHHVYQTEAVAEELGAEPWVVDLADTASLEEVRLDVDILVNNVGMQRVNPIADFSPDDFRHIQRLMVESPFLLIRAALPGMSRRGWGRVVNISSVHGLRASPFKSAYVTAKHGLEGLSKVTALEGAPFGVTSNCVNPAYVRTPLVERQIVDQARVHGIGEDEVVEKIMLTETAVKRLIEPEEVASLVGWLVGEAAGMVTGASYTMDGGWTAR, from the coding sequence ATGACAGACAGCGACCTGCACGGAAAGAGAGCGATCGTCACCGGCGGTGCCAGCGGCATCGGGCTGGCGTGCGTGAAGGAGTTCCGCCGCCGGGGCGCGCACGTCATCGTGGCCGACCACCACGTCTACCAGACCGAGGCCGTGGCCGAGGAGCTCGGCGCCGAGCCGTGGGTGGTCGACCTCGCCGATACCGCGTCGCTCGAGGAGGTCCGCCTCGACGTCGACATCCTCGTCAACAACGTCGGGATGCAGCGGGTGAATCCGATCGCCGACTTCTCGCCCGACGACTTCCGTCACATCCAACGACTGATGGTCGAGAGCCCGTTCCTGCTGATCCGCGCAGCGCTGCCGGGCATGTCGCGACGGGGATGGGGGCGCGTCGTCAACATCTCCAGCGTCCACGGCCTCCGCGCCAGCCCCTTCAAGTCCGCGTACGTCACCGCCAAGCACGGACTGGAGGGACTGTCGAAGGTCACCGCGCTCGAAGGCGCCCCGTTCGGAGTGACGAGCAACTGCGTGAACCCCGCCTACGTGCGCACGCCGCTCGTGGAGCGTCAGATCGTCGATCAGGCGCGCGTGCACGGCATCGGCGAAGACGAGGTCGTCGAGAAGATCATGCTCACCGAGACCGCCGTCAAGCGCCTCATCGAACCCGAGGAGGTCGCCTCGCTCGTGGGCTGGCTCGTCGGAGAGGCCGCCGGCATGGTCACGGGCGCGTCCTACACCATGGACGGCGGCTGGACCGCCCGATGA
- a CDS encoding alpha/beta hydrolase yields MTAPGTHRHLTRDVPVSGGALRVGVWEPSDPVRGEILAVHGVTSSHRVWAHVVPRLPGVRVVAPDLRGRGRSSAGGPAGMARHADDLAAVLAETIGRAPLVVGHSMGGFVSVVLAHRHPDLVDRVLLIDGGLPLQAPEGLSPEQTVGAILGPTAARLRMTFADETAYLEFWRDHPAFPPPWTPELDDYFRYDLVDADGGGMRPATSEAVTIDDTVDLTTGTTLPAALAALSHPTRLVTVPRGLRDEEPGLYPPEHLRRLLSEHPVIEHRRVDGFNHYTIVLTPEGADVVAEEIDAQLDRRGG; encoded by the coding sequence ATGACCGCACCCGGAACCCATCGCCACCTCACCCGCGACGTCCCGGTCTCGGGGGGAGCACTCCGCGTCGGGGTGTGGGAGCCGAGCGATCCCGTCCGGGGCGAGATCCTCGCCGTCCACGGCGTGACCTCCTCGCACCGGGTCTGGGCTCACGTCGTTCCCCGGCTGCCGGGAGTCCGCGTGGTCGCCCCCGACCTGCGCGGGCGAGGCCGCAGCAGCGCGGGCGGTCCCGCCGGGATGGCACGTCACGCGGACGATCTCGCCGCAGTGCTCGCCGAGACGATCGGACGGGCACCGCTGGTCGTCGGCCATTCGATGGGCGGCTTCGTCTCGGTCGTGCTCGCCCACCGCCACCCGGACCTCGTGGATCGCGTGCTGCTCATCGACGGCGGGCTTCCCCTGCAAGCGCCGGAGGGGCTCTCGCCCGAGCAGACCGTCGGCGCCATTCTCGGACCGACCGCGGCACGGCTGCGCATGACGTTCGCCGACGAGACCGCCTACCTGGAGTTCTGGCGCGATCACCCGGCCTTCCCCCCGCCGTGGACACCCGAGCTCGACGACTACTTCCGCTACGACCTCGTCGACGCGGACGGCGGCGGGATGCGCCCGGCGACCAGCGAGGCCGTCACGATCGACGACACGGTGGACCTGACCACCGGGACGACCCTCCCCGCTGCGCTCGCAGCGCTGTCGCACCCGACACGCCTGGTGACGGTGCCGCGGGGACTGCGTGACGAAGAGCCGGGGCTGTACCCGCCCGAGCACCTCCGGCGTCTGCTCTCGGAGCACCCGGTGATCGAGCACCGCCGGGTCGACGGCTTCAACCACTACACGATCGTCCTCACTCCAGAGGGTGCGGACGTCGTGGCCGAGGAGATCGACGCGCAGCTCGACCGTCGCGGCGGGTGA
- a CDS encoding IclR family transcriptional regulator: protein MDSVSQPGVPGTQAIGRAARLLRLVTAAGADGVPMRDLAARADLTRPTAHRILHALRQEGLVDFDDRLGRWLPGPELYLMGTVAAARFDITDLARDIVRSLAVRTEESAFLSVRRGDETVCLLREEGSFPIRSFVLSEGVRFPLGVASAGLAILSFLAPHDVDAYLDRHPELADRWGASHAPGRLRSRISETQERGYAVNPGLIVEGSLGVGAAVFARDGHPQWALSLTGVQFRFSADRLPDLGKTLLAHAHQLTARIAASGR from the coding sequence ATGGACAGCGTGTCTCAGCCGGGGGTGCCGGGAACCCAGGCCATCGGCCGGGCAGCCAGGCTGCTGCGCCTCGTCACCGCGGCGGGGGCCGACGGAGTGCCGATGAGGGACCTCGCCGCGCGGGCCGATCTCACCCGGCCGACCGCGCACCGGATCCTGCACGCCCTCCGGCAGGAGGGGCTGGTCGACTTCGACGACCGGCTCGGCCGATGGCTCCCCGGCCCCGAGCTCTACCTCATGGGCACGGTCGCCGCTGCACGCTTCGACATCACCGATCTTGCGCGGGACATCGTGCGGTCTCTCGCGGTGCGGACCGAGGAGAGTGCGTTCCTCTCCGTGCGACGCGGGGACGAGACGGTCTGCCTCCTGCGCGAGGAGGGGAGCTTCCCCATCCGGTCCTTCGTGCTCTCCGAGGGGGTGCGCTTCCCCCTGGGCGTGGCCTCGGCGGGCCTCGCCATCCTGTCCTTCCTCGCTCCCCACGATGTGGACGCGTACCTCGACCGGCATCCGGAGCTGGCCGACCGCTGGGGCGCCTCGCACGCACCCGGTCGACTGCGCTCGCGCATCAGCGAGACCCAGGAGCGCGGATACGCGGTCAATCCCGGGCTCATCGTCGAAGGGAGCTTGGGCGTCGGCGCGGCGGTGTTCGCACGAGACGGCCACCCCCAGTGGGCCTTGAGCCTCACGGGGGTGCAGTTCCGCTTCTCCGCGGACCGGCTTCCGGATCTGGGCAAGACCCTGCTCGCCCACGCCCACCAGCTCACCGCGCGCATCGCCGCCAGCGGGCGCTGA